The DNA sequence ATCCGTCACCCACAAAAACGCGAGCTTCGCTTCGTCGATCAAGCCGAGCTCTTTGCCAAGCTTCAGCCGGAGCGCCCCAAGCGCCGCTGCGACGATCGCTTTTTCGTCGGCGACAAACAAAAGCAAATCTCCGTCTTCGACAGCAAGCGCTCGACGCAGCGCCGCCTGTTCCTCATCGGTGAAAAACTTGGCGATCGGCCCTTTCAGCTCATCTCCTTCCGCTTTCAGCCAGGCGAGCCCTTTCGCCCCGTAGCGGGCCGCAAATTCGCCTAACGCGTCGATGTCTTTGCGCGAATAGCGGCTTGCTGCGCCTTTCGCGTTGATCGCCTTTACTTGCCCGCCTTCCTTGACCGTGCGGGCGAACACTTGAAATGCTGAATTACGGACGATTTCCGATACGTCGACGAGCTCAAGACCAAAGCGTATATCCGGCTTGTCCGAGCCGTAGCGGCTCATCGCCTCGTCATACGTGATGCGCGGAAACGGGCGCGGGATGTCGATCCCTTTTGCTGCTTTCACGACGGCAGCCATCATCCGTTCGGTTAAATCCATAATATCCTTTTGTTCGATAAACGACATTTCGATGTCGATTTGCGTAAATTCCGGCTGGCGGTCAGCGCGCAAATCCTCGTCACGGAAGCAACGGGCGATTTGGTAGTACCGTTCCACGCCGCCGACCATGAGCAGCTGCTTAAAAATTTGCGGCGACTGCGGCAAGGCGTAAAATTCGCCCGGATGAACGCGGCTTGGCACCAAATAGTCACGCGCCCCTTCCGGCGTGCTTTTCGTCAACATCGGCGTTTCAATTTCCAAAAAGCGTTCGCTATCCAAAAAGTCGCGCACCGTCTTTGTGATTTTGTGGCGAAGCGCCAGTGTTTGAAACATGACTGGGCGGCGCAAATCCAAATACCGATATTTTAAGCGCACGTCTTCCGCCGCATCCGTGTCATCGGAAATCGAAAACGGCGGCGTTTTTGCCTCGTTGATGATCTCGATTCGTTCCGCTTGAATTTCAATGCGGCCGGTCGCGATGTTCGGATTGACCGTCTCGGGCGCGCGGGCGACGACCGTTCCTTCGACGCTTAAAACGTATTCGCTCCGCACGCGTTCCGCTGCCGCCAGCGCCTCGGCCGAGACATCGGGGCTGGCGACAACTTGGACGATGCCCGTTCGGTCGCGCAAGTC is a window from the Geobacillus stearothermophilus ATCC 12980 genome containing:
- the aspS gene encoding aspartate--tRNA ligase, translated to MERTYHCGEVPETAVGERVVLKGWVQKRRDLGGLIFIDLRDRTGIVQVVASPDVSAEALAAAERVRSEYVLSVEGTVVARAPETVNPNIATGRIEIQAERIEIINEAKTPPFSISDDTDAAEDVRLKYRYLDLRRPVMFQTLALRHKITKTVRDFLDSERFLEIETPMLTKSTPEGARDYLVPSRVHPGEFYALPQSPQIFKQLLMVGGVERYYQIARCFRDEDLRADRQPEFTQIDIEMSFIEQKDIMDLTERMMAAVVKAAKGIDIPRPFPRITYDEAMSRYGSDKPDIRFGLELVDVSEIVRNSAFQVFARTVKEGGQVKAINAKGAASRYSRKDIDALGEFAARYGAKGLAWLKAEGDELKGPIAKFFTDEEQAALRRALAVEDGDLLLFVADEKAIVAAALGALRLKLGKELGLIDEAKLAFLWVTDWPLLEYDEEEGRYYAAHHPFTMPVRDDIPLLETNLGAVRAQAYDLVLNGYELGGGSLRIFERDVQEKMFRALGFSEEEARRQFGFLLEAFEYGTPPHGGIALGLDRLVMLLAGRTNLRDTIAFPKTASASCLLTEAPGPVSDKQLEELHLAVVLPREE